The genomic stretch CGAGATGTGGTTGAGCTCGTCGAAGTGGTAGCCGGCGGCGATCGGCGTGATCAGCGCGTCGGCAAACTGGGTGCCGGAATCGCTGGTGCCGAGGGTGCGTCCACGGGGGCCGGTGATGGCCGCATCGATGTCGGTGTATTGGACCGGTATGCCGATGGCCGAGGCATAGTTCCAACGGCCTTTGCCGGTGTCCCAGACGTGAGTGACGTTGGCCATGGTGTAGGAAACTTTCATCTTGATCCCGGCGCTGACCGCTCCGGAAATCGGCGCGCCACGACTGCCCTTGAGCTCGCCGTCGTACCAGATGCTGGTAAACGACGTCACCCAGCCCGGTGCCGGCGGGACGACCCCGGCATTGGAAAACACCTGCTGGCCGGTAATCGGTCGCCCGACACCGCCCTCGGCGGCGTACAGCGCAGGGCTGCCGAGCATGCACAGCGCCAGCAACGGGCGCACAACGGAAGGCTTGACCATCACTGACTCCGCTTATTGTTTTGTGTCGACCGGGTTGAGCAACGGCATTTTCCATTCACCGCTGGCGACTTCCGGTCTTGGCAGATACAGGCGCAAGACCCCGTAGAACGGGCCGTCCGGCGCAGGCAGCCAATTGGCTTGCTTGTCTTTCCCCGGATTCTTGTGCTGCACGTACAGGGTCAGACCGCCATCGGCATCGAGCTTCAGGTCCGGCAGCATCCGCGAGTTGATCAGGTAGCGGTTGAGCGGGTTGGCCACCAGCAGTTTGGTCTTGCCGTCGTACATCGTCAGTGACCAGAACGCATCGGCGGGGGGCAGGGCGCCCTTGTCGAAATGCAGGGTGTAGTCGTGTTTCGAGGCATCGGCGTGCTGCCCGTCCATGTCGACGAAGTAACCGATGTAGTTGGCCTCTTCGGCGGAGTTGCCGAAGATTCCCATGTTGGCGCCGGCGTAGCGGTACAGGTAATTGCCCTTGAGGTGATCGCGGGTGCCGAACAGATCACCGCTGGAAACCTGATGGGTATCGACCTTGTCTTTCTGAAACGCGGCGAACTCGGCTTTTGCATCGGCAATGCCGACTTCCAGAGCCTTGCGTTGCTCGGCGCTGAGGGCCTTCAGATCGAAGGGTTGGCCGGCACCGATACCGATTTTGGCGAAGCGGGCCAGCAAGTCTTTCTCGACATCCTGCGGCGGCGTGAAGGCCAGCATGAAATTCAGGTAACGGAACAGGTCCGGGGTTTCGCTCATGGTCGGCGTCGGTTTCGGCCAGCTGACTTTCGGCGCTGGCGCCGGGGCTTTCTGTTTCACGTAATGGCTGAGGGGTTCGACCTTGTAGCCTTTCTGGATCTGCTTGACCTTGGCCAGGTCCTTGTCGTCGAACAGTTGCGTGCGGTACAGCGCGTAGGTGATGTTGCTTTCGCTGCGCAGCAGGCGGTCGATGTTCAGCGGTTGCTGGCCCTGCCAGTCCGGCCCGGCAATCATGAAGTGGCCGCCGTTGTTGCCGGTGCTGCGGGTGCCCAGGTAAGCGAAATTCTGCGTGTAGGCGTCGATCAGTTGCACCGAGTAATAACGGTGCTCCTCGATGGGCGGCAGGGTGAGGATCAAGGGTTCGGCGCGCAGGTCCATCCAGACGAACGAGTAAGGCGTGTCGGCGTTGGGCGTGACGAATGCGGTGTCTTTGGCGGTGAAGGCTTTGGCGGTGTTGCCGATCCTGTTCAGTGGCGCCTTGTAGTTCGGGCTCTTGGTGTCGATGGCCTGGGTGTAGAGGGTCTTGTACATCTCCACGACCGGGAAACCGTACAGGTAGGCTTCCTTGGCGATGGCCCGGGCTTCATCGGGGCTGGCGGTGAAATCCTGAGCACCGACGCCACAGCTGACAAACGTGGCCATGACGCTGTATGCCGCCACCTTGAGGGCTGGTTTCGACCGGTTACAGAGGACGGACGTCAGCGAGCGCGCCGACGAAAAGGCGTGAACTTCCGTTTTATTCGACATGATTCCCCGATTCCCTGGTGGCTCAGTGGACGACTCGGCACTTCGCGGCCGTTAAGGCGTAATCCTTTTCTTATCAAGCCTGTAGGACATGTCTGTTGAAGCTAGCAGTTAATCGAGGGTTAGCCAGTCAGAGGGATTAATTCTTTGGTTTTGTGCGCAGGATCACGCCAGTTTGTGTACTGGCGCGAGCCCTGTGCAAAGTCAGTGTTTTTTTGCCTGCTCGCGTACCCGTTCTTCCTGTTCGCGCAGTTCCGGGGTGAACTCGGCGCCGAAATCTTCCGGGCTGAACACCTGGCGAATCTCGATCTCGGCTTCGGTGCCCGGCATGGGATTAGGGCAGCGCTTGACCCACTCGATGGCTTCTTCCTTCGACTTCACGTCCCAGATCCAGTAACCGGCGATCAGCTCCTTGGTTTCGGCGAAGGGGCCGTCGATCACGCTGCGTTTTTCACCGCTGAAACGTACCCGGGCGCCCTTGCTGCTGGGGTGCAGGCCATCGGCGGACACCAGAATGCCGGCCTTGGCCAGTTCCTCGTTGTAGTTGCCCATGTCGGTCAGCAATTGTTCGCTGGGCATTACGCCGGCTTCGGAGTCCTGGCTGGCTTTGACAATGATCATGAAACGCATGGTGTTTCTCCGCTGGAAAGTGAGGGATTCACTGCTTTGTCGAATGGCGGGGGCTTGAATCGACAGGTCGTTAAATAAAAGATGCAGACTCGCGTTTTAACAAGCATCGCCTCCATACGGAATGTGTCCGCCATGCCCACACTGGAACTCACGACCCTGATCCCCGATCGCACCCCGAGCGAGGTACTCGACTTCTGCCTGGAAGGCGTCAATTTCCCGAAGATCTTTCCCGAACGCGTCACGCCGCTGGGGGTTATCGACCTGAACAACTTGCGTATCGAAGCCGGGCGGCAATTCCGTTTCCGGCACTGGATGTTCAATCTGATCCCGTCGAACTGGACGGTGACGATCCGCGAAGTCGGCGACACGCATTTTGTCGATGAAATGCTCAAGGGACCGCTGCGTGCCTTTCGTCATGAACATCGGGTGGCGGCGGGTGAGGGCGGTACGCTATACACCGACCGCGTGACGTATTCGGCGATTGGCGGGGCGTTCAGCGAGCGATTGCTGGTGAACGGCTACATGCGGCGGATATTCGAGGCCCGCCATCGCAACATGCTGCAATTGCTTGGGTAGCGCTCAAGGTTGTATCCAATCTTGCGTGGTGGCACATGACAATTTCGGTTCAGGCATAGGTCGTCGGACAATTTCGTGGTTAACTTCCGCCTCTTGCATGCTTTCCCAACAACGTTAAGAAGGACTCCGTTCATGGCTCAAGTCACGCTCAAAGGCAACCCGGTTCAAGTCAACGGCCAATTGCCACAAGCCGGTTCCAAGGCACCAGCCTTTTCCCTGGTAGCCGGCAATCTGTCCGACGTCACCCTGAAAGACTTCGCCGGCAAGCGCAAAGTGCTGAACATTTTCCCAAGCGTCGACACCCCGACCTGCGCTACCTCCGTGCGCAAGTTCAACGCTCAGGCCAACGAACTGGCCAACACCGTGGTGCTGTGCATCTCGGCTGACCTGCCATTCGCCCAGGCCCGTTTCTGCGGCGCCGAAGGCCTGGAAAACGTACAGAACCTGTCGACCCTGCGTGGCGCCGAGTTCATCCAGAACTACGGCGTGGCCATCGCTGACGGCCCGCTGAAAGGCCTGACCGCCCGTGCGGTAGTCGTGCTGGACGAAAACGACAACGTGCTGCACAGCGAGCTGGTCAAGGAAATCGCTGAAGAGCCGAACTACGAGGCAGCTCTCTCGGTTTTGAAATAAGTGTTCTGAAACAAGCGCTTTACAATTGTTAACGGCCTGGCCCTGTCCAGGCCGTTTTCATTTGTGTATCAGTGTTTTGGCTCACACCTTGAAACGTAAGTTGAAGGTAAATTGCCGGTAAAGCTGCTTTGCTTTACCCCCACCAGTGCTTATCGTTCAGCCTCCCGTAAAAGAAGCCCACGCGCCCAATGGTTAATCACTCCATGCAATCGTCTTCCCGAAACTCTCGTCGCTGGCTGCTCAGCCTGCTTGTCCTGCTGGTCATCGCCGGTCTGTGCTGGAAATTCTGGCCCGCCGGATCGACCCACAAAGAGGGCGGCGAGAAAGCCGCGGCCGGTCATACCGGTCGTTCGGGGATGATGCGTCCGGGCTTCGGCGGCGCGGCAGGTCCGATCCCGGTGCGCGTGGCGCCGGCCGTCACCGGTGACTTCCCGCTGTATTACAAGGCGCTGGGTACCGTGACCGCGCTCAACACCATCAACGTGCGCAGCCGGGTCGGCGGCGAACTGGTGAAGATCTATTTCGAAGAAGGGCAGATGGTCAAGGCCGGCGATCTGCTGGCGGAAATCGATCCGCGCTCGTACCAGAACGCCTTGCTCCAGGCTGAGGGCACCTTGCTGCAGAACCAGGCTCAGCTGAAAAACGCCCAGGTCGACGTCGAGCGCTATCGCGGCCTGTTCAAGGAAGACAGCATCGCCAAGCAGACCCTGGACACCGCCGAAGCGCTGGTCGGCCAGTACCTCGGCACCGTGAAGACCAATCAGGCGGCGGTCAACGACGCCAAGCTCAACCTCGAATTCACCAAGATCCGTGCACCGATTGCCGGTCGCGTCGGCCTGCGTCAACTCGACGTCGGCAACCTGGTGGCGGCGAATGACACCACGTTCCTCGCCGTGATCACCCAGACCCAACCGATCAGCGTGGTCTTCACGCTGCCGGAAAACACCCTCGAAACCGTACTCGCCCGCTACCACAGCGGCGCCAAGCTGCCCGCCGAAGCCTGGGACCGTGGCGACACCAAACTGCAAGCCAGCGGCGTGCTGCAAAGCCTCGACAACCAGATCGACGTGACCACCGGCACCCTGAAGTTCAAGGCACGCTACGAAAACCGCGATCAGTCGCTGTTCCCCAACCAGTTCGTCAACGTCCACCTGCTGGCCGACACCCTCAAAGGCGTCGTGCTGGCTCCGTCGGCCGCGATCCAGTTCGGCACCAACGGCACCTTCGTCTACGCGCTGGACGGCGACAAGAAAGTCACCATCCGCCAATTGAAGATCGGTGCCAGCGATGGTCAGAACACCGTGATCACCGAAGGCCTGGCCGCCGGCGACCGCGTGGTGCTGGAAGGTACCGACCGTTTGAAAGAAGGCAGCGAAGTCGAAGTGGTCAACGACAGCCAGGACGTGCCGGCCACGCCGACCGAACACCTGCAAGGCAAGTCAGCCGCCACCGCGCCTGACGCCGCTGCCACCAACAAGGCCAAGAAGGGCGCATGAACATTTCGCGTCTGTTCATCCTCCGCCCGGTCGCCACCACGCTGAGCATGCTGGCCATCGTGCTGGCCGGCCTGATCGCCTATCGCCTGCTGCCGGTTTCGGCTCTGCCGCAGGTGGATTACCCGACCATCCGGGTCATGACGTTGTACCCGGGCGCCAGTCCGGACGTGATGACCAGCGCCGTCACCGCGCCGCTCGAACGCCAGTTCGGGCAGATGCCGGGCCTGACGCAAATGGCCTCGACCAGTTCCGGCGGTGCCTCGGTGCTGACCCTGCGTTTCAGCCTCGACATCAACATGGATGTCGCCGAACAGCAGGTACAGGCCGCGATCAACGCCGCGACCAATCTACTGCCGACCGACTTGCCAGCGCCACCGGTGTACAACAAGGTCAACCCGGCGGACACCCCGGTGCTGACCCTGGCCATCACTTCGAAAACCATGTTGCTGCCCAAACTCAACGATCTGGTCGATACGCGCATGGCGCAGAAGATCGCTCAGATCAGCGGCGTGGGTATGGTCAGCATCGCTGGCGGTCAGCGTCAGGCGGTGCGGATCAAGGTCAACCCGGAAGCGCTCGCCGCCAACGGCCTGAACCTGTCGGACGTGCGCACGCTGATCAGCGCGTCCAACGTCAACCAGCCCAAAGGTAACTTCGACGGCCCGACCCGGGTGTCGATGCTCGATGCCAATGACCAGCTGACTTCGCCCAAGGATTACGCCAACCTGATCCTGGCCTACAAGAACGGCGCGCCGTTGCGGCTCAAGGATGTCGCGCAGATCGTCGACGGCGCCGAGAACGAGCGTCTGGCCGCGTGGGCCAACCAGAATCAGGCAGTGTTGCTGAATATTCAGCGTCAACCGGGCGCCAACGTGATTGAAGTGGTCGACCGGATCAAGGCGCTGTTGCCGAGCATCACCGACAACCTGCCGGCCGGCCTTGAAGTGACCGTGCTGACCGACCGCACCCAGACCATCCGCGCCTCGGTCACCGACGTGCAGCACGAACTGCTGATCGCCATCGCTCTGGTGGTGATGGTGACGTTTCTGTTCCTGCGTCGCGCCAGTGCCACCATCATTCCGTCCGTCGCGGTGCCGCTGTCGCTGATCGGTACGTTTGGCGTGATGTACCTGGCCGGTTTCTCGGTCAACAACCTGACGTTGATGGCACTGACCATCGCCACTGGTTTCGTGGTCGACGATGCGATCGTGATGCTGGAGAACATCGCTCGTTTCATCGAGGAAGGGGACAGTCCGATGCAGGCCGCGCTCAAGGGCGCGAAGCAGATCGGTTTCACCCTGATTTCCCTGACCCTGTCGCTGATTGCGGTACTGATTCCGCTGCTGTTCATGGCCGACGTGGTGGGGCGGCTGTTCCGCGAATTCGCCATCACCCTGGCGGTGGCGATCCTGATTTCCCTGGTGGTCTCGCTGACCCTGACGCCGATGATGTGCGCCCGTTTGCTCAAGCGTGAGCCGGAAGAACATGAACAGGGCCGTTTCTACCGGGCCAGTGGTGCGTTCATCGACTGGATGATCGCCGCTTACGGGCGCAAGTTGCAGTGGGTGCTCAAGCACCAGCCGCTGACGTTGCTGGTGGCCATCGGCACGCTGGCGCTGACCGTGTTCCTTTATATGGTGGTGCCCAAGGGCTTCTTCCCGGTGCAGGACACCGGGGTGATCCAGGGGATTTCCGAAGCGCCGCAGTCGATTTCCTTTGCCGCCATGGGCGAGCGTCAGCAAGCGCTGGCCAAGGTGATTCTGGAAGATCCGGCGGTGGAAAGCCTGTCGTCCTACATTGGCGTCGACGGTGACAACGCCACGCTCAACAGCGGTCGCCTGCTGATCAACCTCAAGCCTCACGGTCAGCGCGACCTGACGGCCGCCGAAGTGATTACCCGCCTGCAACCGCAACTGGACAAACTGGTAGGCATCCGCCTGTTCATGCAGCCGGTGCAGGACCTGACCATCGAAGACCGTGTCAGCCGCACCCAGTACCAGTTCAGCATGTCCTCGCCGGACGCCGAACTGCTCAGCCTGTGGAGCGGGCGGCTGGTGGAAGCACTGGCCCAGCGCCCTGAACTGACCGACGTCGCCAGCGATTTGCAGGACAAGGGTTTGCAGGTGTTCCTGGTGATCGACCGTGACGCGGCCTCGCGCCTCGGCGTGTCGGTGGCGAATATCACCGATGCGCTGTACGACGCCTTTGGCCAGCGGCAGATCTCGACCATTTACACTCAGGCCAGCCAGTACCGCGTGGTGTTGCAGGCTCAGGCCGGGGAGAAGATCGGCCCGCAGGCGCTGGATCAGATTCACGTCAAGACCACCGATGGCGGTCAGGTGCGGTTGTCGAGCCTGGCCCATGTCGAGGAGCGTCAGGCGCAACTGGCGATCACCCACATTGGCCAGTTCCCGGCGGTGATGATGTCGTTCAACCTTGCTCATGGCGTGGCGCTGGGGCATGCGGTGGACATCATCGAGCAGGTGCAGAAGGACATCGGCATGCCGATCGGTGTGCAGACTCAGTTCCAGGGCGCGGCCGAAGCGTTCCAGGCCTCGCTGTCGAGCACCTTGCTGCTGATTCTGGCGGCGGTGGTGACCATGTACATCGTGCTGGGCGTGCTCTACGAGAGTTACATC from Pseudomonas allokribbensis encodes the following:
- a CDS encoding MdtA/MuxA family multidrug efflux RND transporter periplasmic adaptor subunit, which translates into the protein MVNHSMQSSSRNSRRWLLSLLVLLVIAGLCWKFWPAGSTHKEGGEKAAAGHTGRSGMMRPGFGGAAGPIPVRVAPAVTGDFPLYYKALGTVTALNTINVRSRVGGELVKIYFEEGQMVKAGDLLAEIDPRSYQNALLQAEGTLLQNQAQLKNAQVDVERYRGLFKEDSIAKQTLDTAEALVGQYLGTVKTNQAAVNDAKLNLEFTKIRAPIAGRVGLRQLDVGNLVAANDTTFLAVITQTQPISVVFTLPENTLETVLARYHSGAKLPAEAWDRGDTKLQASGVLQSLDNQIDVTTGTLKFKARYENRDQSLFPNQFVNVHLLADTLKGVVLAPSAAIQFGTNGTFVYALDGDKKVTIRQLKIGASDGQNTVITEGLAAGDRVVLEGTDRLKEGSEVEVVNDSQDVPATPTEHLQGKSAATAPDAAATNKAKKGA
- a CDS encoding SphA family protein gives rise to the protein MVKPSVVRPLLALCMLGSPALYAAEGGVGRPITGQQVFSNAGVVPPAPGWVTSFTSIWYDGELKGSRGAPISGAVSAGIKMKVSYTMANVTHVWDTGKGRWNYASAIGIPVQYTDIDAAITGPRGRTLGTSDSGTQFADALITPIAAGYHFDELNHISFSLPIYVPTGAYNDNRLANPGQNNYTFMPTVAFSHLDGKGGEFTLSGNLQFYTENKATDYRTGDIFSLEALWTHGFGNGWNAGLVAGYIQQVSDDKGDTADTLNGFRGRSVGAGPTVGWSGKFADAQASVSARWVPEFDTKNRPEGNGVSVNLTLAFF
- a CDS encoding MdtB/MuxB family multidrug efflux RND transporter permease subunit, translated to MNISRLFILRPVATTLSMLAIVLAGLIAYRLLPVSALPQVDYPTIRVMTLYPGASPDVMTSAVTAPLERQFGQMPGLTQMASTSSGGASVLTLRFSLDINMDVAEQQVQAAINAATNLLPTDLPAPPVYNKVNPADTPVLTLAITSKTMLLPKLNDLVDTRMAQKIAQISGVGMVSIAGGQRQAVRIKVNPEALAANGLNLSDVRTLISASNVNQPKGNFDGPTRVSMLDANDQLTSPKDYANLILAYKNGAPLRLKDVAQIVDGAENERLAAWANQNQAVLLNIQRQPGANVIEVVDRIKALLPSITDNLPAGLEVTVLTDRTQTIRASVTDVQHELLIAIALVVMVTFLFLRRASATIIPSVAVPLSLIGTFGVMYLAGFSVNNLTLMALTIATGFVVDDAIVMLENIARFIEEGDSPMQAALKGAKQIGFTLISLTLSLIAVLIPLLFMADVVGRLFREFAITLAVAILISLVVSLTLTPMMCARLLKREPEEHEQGRFYRASGAFIDWMIAAYGRKLQWVLKHQPLTLLVAIGTLALTVFLYMVVPKGFFPVQDTGVIQGISEAPQSISFAAMGERQQALAKVILEDPAVESLSSYIGVDGDNATLNSGRLLINLKPHGQRDLTAAEVITRLQPQLDKLVGIRLFMQPVQDLTIEDRVSRTQYQFSMSSPDAELLSLWSGRLVEALAQRPELTDVASDLQDKGLQVFLVIDRDAASRLGVSVANITDALYDAFGQRQISTIYTQASQYRVVLQAQAGEKIGPQALDQIHVKTTDGGQVRLSSLAHVEERQAQLAITHIGQFPAVMMSFNLAHGVALGHAVDIIEQVQKDIGMPIGVQTQFQGAAEAFQASLSSTLLLILAAVVTMYIVLGVLYESYIHPITILSTLPSAAVGALLALLLSGNDLGMIAIIGIILLIGIVKKNAIMMIDFALDAERTQGMAPEQAIYQAALLRFRPILMTTLAALFGAVPLMLATGSGAELRQPLGLVMVGGLLVSQVLTLFTTPVIYLYFDRLGRRWGRAPSAVEPVEQP
- a CDS encoding DUF1254 domain-containing protein, with the translated sequence MATFVSCGVGAQDFTASPDEARAIAKEAYLYGFPVVEMYKTLYTQAIDTKSPNYKAPLNRIGNTAKAFTAKDTAFVTPNADTPYSFVWMDLRAEPLILTLPPIEEHRYYSVQLIDAYTQNFAYLGTRSTGNNGGHFMIAGPDWQGQQPLNIDRLLRSESNITYALYRTQLFDDKDLAKVKQIQKGYKVEPLSHYVKQKAPAPAPKVSWPKPTPTMSETPDLFRYLNFMLAFTPPQDVEKDLLARFAKIGIGAGQPFDLKALSAEQRKALEVGIADAKAEFAAFQKDKVDTHQVSSGDLFGTRDHLKGNYLYRYAGANMGIFGNSAEEANYIGYFVDMDGQHADASKHDYTLHFDKGALPPADAFWSLTMYDGKTKLLVANPLNRYLINSRMLPDLKLDADGGLTLYVQHKNPGKDKQANWLPAPDGPFYGVLRLYLPRPEVASGEWKMPLLNPVDTKQ
- a CDS encoding YciI family protein, which produces MRFMIIVKASQDSEAGVMPSEQLLTDMGNYNEELAKAGILVSADGLHPSSKGARVRFSGEKRSVIDGPFAETKELIAGYWIWDVKSKEEAIEWVKRCPNPMPGTEAEIEIRQVFSPEDFGAEFTPELREQEERVREQAKKH
- the tpx gene encoding thiol peroxidase, with amino-acid sequence MAQVTLKGNPVQVNGQLPQAGSKAPAFSLVAGNLSDVTLKDFAGKRKVLNIFPSVDTPTCATSVRKFNAQANELANTVVLCISADLPFAQARFCGAEGLENVQNLSTLRGAEFIQNYGVAIADGPLKGLTARAVVVLDENDNVLHSELVKEIAEEPNYEAALSVLK
- a CDS encoding SRPBCC family protein yields the protein MPTLELTTLIPDRTPSEVLDFCLEGVNFPKIFPERVTPLGVIDLNNLRIEAGRQFRFRHWMFNLIPSNWTVTIREVGDTHFVDEMLKGPLRAFRHEHRVAAGEGGTLYTDRVTYSAIGGAFSERLLVNGYMRRIFEARHRNMLQLLG